One Carya illinoinensis cultivar Pawnee chromosome 5, C.illinoinensisPawnee_v1, whole genome shotgun sequence genomic window, atttttcagtATTATGGAATTTCTagctaataatttttatttctaaatcattttatagggattcttaatttaatatttttctatggATTCTACTTAAGAGAACAAAATTCGCCTTTAAGACTATATCTCTTATCAAAACCAAGAGTGCTtgcattaatataaaatatctcTTAACAGGCCGATTCCGAATGGAGAGTACTAAAACAATGCATGAGAGGTTGTTATCTCCAATTTATGCTTCTACCACTATGTGGAGACCAAATTGCTAAGTTTGGTCATTAAGAACCTTATTTTATTGAATGCACAATGTTAGCTACGTACGTACTTTGATCTAAGTGCTTAATTTACAATGCAATGCACATCATAACATACTTGGTAATAAAAGCTAGCTAGGTTGAGCAAAGTGATTAGGAATTGGAAAGTCGATCCATGCATGTGGGAATTGCACATAATTGGACATATAGCATGCAGGAAAACGAGTAGTAGGATTTGgatataaaagtaatttgaaACTGATCATGACATCACTATGAAtactatttatttcaaataactGAACTTATGTTACATGCATGTGAAACGCGGTTTGCAGGCCCCATGCGGGTTTCTAAATAAATCTAGACGTTCATTATACGTAaaactattataaaaataaatcgagTAGTTCTCTTTCGGATATCGAAACCCATATAAGTTGCAATTAAGATCCAATATCTCTTATCAGTGTTCCAAATAGAGAGTAAAACAATGAGAAGTTGTTATCTCCAATTTCTGCTTCTACTACTTGAACTCTTATCATGTAACGCAACGAAACTTGGATTTAGTTTCGATTTGCGTATCAATTCTGAAGTCAAATGCATAGAGGAAGAACGGCAAGCACTCCTCCAATTCAAACAACATCTGGTTGATCCTTCACCACTATCTTCTTGGAATAGTGGTGAAGATTGTTGCAAGTGGGAAGGAATTAAATGCAGCAACAAAACAGGTCATGTTGTTACGCTTGATCTTCAGGGAAAACAAGTAGAAGGTGAGATAAGCTCTTCATTACTTGAATTGCAGTATTTGACTCACCTGGACTTAAGTTCCAATAACTTTTTCGGAAAATCCTTCCCAAATTTTGTTGGCTCACTCGCTAAATTACAACATCTCGATCTGTCATTTACTCATATAGTCGGAACCATTCCACAACAACTAGGAAATCTCTCGGGATTAATTTATCTTGACCTCAGCTACAATTTTGATCTAATGGAGGCACATGATCTTGATTGGTTAATTCATCTTCAATCTTTAACTCACTTGGACATGACTTCGGTCAACCTCAGTCAGGTACTCAATTGGCCCAATAAGGTTATGATGCTCCCTTCTTTGATATACTTGAGTCTAAGTGATTGCGGTCTCTCCACAATGACTCATCAGTTGCGTTCCAGCGCTAATTCATCGTCTCAACTTCTATTGCTAAATCTCTCCTTCAATCATCTCAATTGCTCTATATTTCATTGGTTGTTCAACTCCTCTACAAGCCTTGTTCATCTTAGCCTCAGTtataatttgttgcaatgctccATTCCAGAAGCTTTTGGTAGCATAAATTCTCTTCAAACACTAGATCTCGGGGGAAATCAACTTGTTGGCCGCAGCATTCCCAAATCTTTTGGGAATTTATGTGCCTTAGAATTATTTTGTCTTGAGGATAACAATCTCAGTGGAAATCTTTACGAATTTATGAGTAATGTGTCAGGTTGCTTGGTGGACTCCTTGCAGTTTTTTGAAATAAGCTCCAATAGATTCACGGGGCCATTGCCAGAGAGTATAGGTAACTTCTCCAATCTTGTGAATTTAGGATTAGGTGGGAATAATTTCACGGGGCCATTGCCTGAGAGTTTTGGTAACTTATCCAATTTAGAGATGTTGAATGTTTCTGGGAATTCTCTCACAGGGGTGATCTCTGAAGcccatttttcaaatctcttcaAATTGAAACGTTTATTTTTAGGATTGAACTCTTTGATTTTGAAGTTCAACTATGATTGGATTCCACCATTCCAACTGAGCGTTATTAGTTTGAGCTCTTGTAGATTGGGATTAGCTTTTCCAAAATGGCTTCAAAGTCAAAAACATTATGCTATACTTGAGATTTCTAATGCTGGAATTTCTGACATTATCCCTGCTTGGTTTTGGGACGTCCCTGTCGAGTTAATCGATTTAGATATGTCTCACAACCAGTTGCATGGGAACTTGCCAGACTTGTCATCATCCAGATTTGGTTATTATGTTGTTATAGATTTAAGCTCCAACCAACTTAATGGTTCGATTCCATGTTTTCCATCGGATGTGGCATCACTTTACCTATCAAATAATAGTTTTTCTGGGAACATTTCCTTTATATGTGAATTCACTTATCAATCCTTGTTCCTTTTAGACCTATCAAACAATAAATTATCGGGAGAGCTTCCAGATTGTTGGATGCATGTGTATGGTTTAATCAATCTTAATCTGGCCAACAACAATTTCTATGGGAAAATATCACACTCAATGGGCTCCCTAGTCTCTCTTGAGTTTTTACATTTGAGCAACAATAGTTTTGTCGGAAATCTACCATCGTCCCTTCAGAATTGCAGTTACTTGACAACCATTGACATGGGTGAAAATAACTTGTCGGGAATGGTACCTTCATGGATAGGTGACAGTTTGCCTCGGTTGACTATTCTTAGCCTACGATCGAATGGATTTTATGGAAGCTTGCCTTTAAACCTATGCCAcctttcaaatattcaactctTGGATCTTTCTTTAAACAAGATCGGGGGAACTATTCCACAGTGCATCAAAAATTTGACATCAATGTCTCAGAAATGGAGAGCAAGTCACAATGGTATTTATTCTGTCCAGAGAGCTTATGCAGACCATGCACCATTTGTATGGAAAGGAAGGATGGCTATGTTCGAGAATTCATTGGGACTTGTAAAGATTATTGATCTTTCAAGTAATAAATTACATGGAGAAGTTCCT contains:
- the LOC122308790 gene encoding receptor-like protein EIX2 isoform X6, giving the protein MRSCYLQFLLLLLELLSCNATKLGFSFDLRINSEVKCIEEERQALLQFKQHLVDPSPLSSWNSGEDCCKWEGIKCSNKTGHVVTLDLQGKQVEGCLVDSLQFFEISSNRFTGPLPESIGDSLPRLTILSLRSNGFYGSLPLNLCHLSNIQLLDLSLNKIGGTIPQCIKNLTSMSQKWRASHNGIYSVQRAYADHAPFVWKGRMAMFENSLGLVKIIDLSSNKLHGEVPEELTSLTELISLNLSRNNFTGSITLKIGLLQNLQSLDLSRNQLRGEIPTSISDISFLSYLDLSNNNLSGKIPTGTQLQSLNASAFMGNPELCGSPLPNKCPEDLYPICNDTRTCKNVDNQENVDDGLITQGFYVAMALGFVVGFWGVCCSLLLNLRYITMRLISNARMMLR
- the LOC122308790 gene encoding receptor-like protein EIX1 isoform X4; translation: MRSCYLQFLLLLLELLSCNATKLGFSFDLRINSEVKCIEEERQALLQFKQHLVDPSPLSSWNSGEDCCKWEGIKCSNKTGHVVTLDLQGKQVEGEISSSLLELQYLTHLDLSSNNFFGKSFPNFVGSLAKLQHLDLSFTHIVGTIPQQLGNLSGLIYLDLSYNFDLMEAHDLDWLIHLQSLTHLDMTSVNLSQVLNWPNKVMMLPSLIYLSLSDCGLSTMTHQLRSSANSSSQLLLLNLSFNHLNCSIFHWLFNSSTSLVHLSLSYNLLQCSIPEAFGSINSLQTLDLGGNQLVGRSIPKSFGNLCALELFCLEDNNLSGNLYEFMSNVSGCLVDSLQFFEISSNRFTGPLPESIGDSLPRLTILSLRSNGFYGSLPLNLCHLSNIQLLDLSLNKIGGTIPQCIKNLTSMSQKWRASHNGIYSVQRAYADHAPFVWKGRMAMFENSLGLVKIIDLSSNKLHGEVPEELTSLTELISLNLSRNNFTGSITLKIGLLQNLQSLDLSRNQLRGEIPTSISDISFLSYLDLSNNNLSGKIPTGTQLQSLNASAFMGNPELCGSPLPNKCPEDLYPICNDTRTCKNVDNQENVDDGLITQGFYVAMALGFVVGFWGVCCSLLLNLRYITMRLISNARMMLR
- the LOC122308790 gene encoding receptor-like protein EIX2 isoform X5, producing MRSCYLQFLLLLLELLSCNATKLGFSFDLRINSEVKCIEEERQALLQFKQHLVDPSPLSSWNSGEDCCKWEGIKCSNKTGHVVTLDLQGKQVEGCLVDSLQFFEISSNRFTGPLPESIDLSNNKLSGELPDCWMHVYGLINLNLANNNFYGKISHSMGSLVSLEFLHLSNNSFVGNLPSSLQNCSYLTTIDMGENNLSGMVPSWIGDSLPRLTILSLRSNGFYGSLPLNLCHLSNIQLLDLSLNKIGGTIPQCIKNLTSMSQKWRASHNGIYSVQRAYADHAPFVWKGRMAMFENSLGLVKIIDLSSNKLHGEVPEELTSLTELISLNLSRNNFTGSITLKIGLLQNLQSLDLSRNQLRGEIPTSISDISFLSYLDLSNNNLSGKIPTGTQLQSLNASAFMGNPELCGSPLPNKCPEDLYPICNDTRTCKNVDNQENVDDGLITQGFYVAMALGFVVGFWGVCCSLLLNLRYITMRLISNARMMLR
- the LOC122308790 gene encoding receptor-like protein EIX2 isoform X1, with translation MRSCYLQFLLLLLELLSCNATKLGFSFDLRINSEVKCIEEERQALLQFKQHLVDPSPLSSWNSGEDCCKWEGIKCSNKTGHVVTLDLQGKQVEGEISSSLLELQYLTHLDLSSNNFFGKSFPNFVGSLAKLQHLDLSFTHIVGTIPQQLGNLSGLIYLDLSYNFDLMEAHDLDWLIHLQSLTHLDMTSVNLSQVLNWPNKVMMLPSLIYLSLSDCGLSTMTHQLRSSANSSSQLLLLNLSFNHLNCSIFHWLFNSSTSLVHLSLSYNLLQCSIPEAFGSINSLQTLDLGGNQLVGRSIPKSFGNLCALELFCLEDNNLSGNLYEFMSNVSGCLVDSLQFFEISSNRFTGPLPESIGNFSNLVNLGLGGNNFTGPLPESFGNLSNLEMLNVSGNSLTGVISEAHFSNLFKLKRLFLGLNSLILKFNYDWIPPFQLSVISLSSCRLGLAFPKWLQSQKHYAILEISNAGISDIIPAWFWDVPVELIDLDMSHNQLHGNLPDLSSSRFGYYVVIDLSSNQLNGSIPCFPSDVASLYLSNNSFSGNISFICEFTYQSLFLLDLSNNKLSGELPDCWMHVYGLINLNLANNNFYGKISHSMGSLVSLEFLHLSNNSFVGNLPSSLQNCSYLTTIDMGENNLSGMVPSWIGDSLPRLTILSLRSNGFYGSLPLNLCHLSNIQLLDLSLNKIGGTIPQCIKNLTSMSQKWRASHNGIYSVQRAYADHAPFVWKGRMAMFENSLGLVKIIDLSSNKLHGEVPEELTSLTELISLNLSRNNFTGSITLKIGLLQNLQSLDLSRNQLRGEIPTSISDISFLSYLDLSNNNLSGKIPTGTQLQSLNASAFMGNPELCGSPLPNKCPEDLYPICNDTRTCKNVDNQENVDDGLITQGFYVAMALGFVVGFWGVCCSLLLNLRYITMRLISNARMMLR
- the LOC122308790 gene encoding receptor-like protein EIX2 isoform X3, giving the protein MRSCYLQFLLLLLELLSCNATKLGFSFDLRINSEVKCIEEERQALLQFKQHLVDPSPLSSWNSGEDCCKWEGIKCSNKTGHVVTLDLQGKQVEGCLVDSLQFFEISSNRFTGPLPESIGNFSNLVNLGLGGNNFTGPLPESFGNLSNLEMLNVSGNSLTGVISEAHFSNLFKLKRLFLGLNSLILKFNYDWIPPFQLSVISLSSCRLGLAFPKWLQSQKHYAILEISNAGISDIIPAWFWDVPVELIDLDMSHNQLHGNLPDLSSSRFGYYVVIDLSSNQLNGSIPCFPSDVASLYLSNNSFSGNISFICEFTYQSLFLLDLSNNKLSGELPDCWMHVYGLINLNLANNNFYGKISHSMGSLVSLEFLHLSNNSFVGNLPSSLQNCSYLTTIDMGENNLSGMVPSWIGDSLPRLTILSLRSNGFYGSLPLNLCHLSNIQLLDLSLNKIGGTIPQCIKNLTSMSQKWRASHNGIYSVQRAYADHAPFVWKGRMAMFENSLGLVKIIDLSSNKLHGEVPEELTSLTELISLNLSRNNFTGSITLKIGLLQNLQSLDLSRNQLRGEIPTSISDISFLSYLDLSNNNLSGKIPTGTQLQSLNASAFMGNPELCGSPLPNKCPEDLYPICNDTRTCKNVDNQENVDDGLITQGFYVAMALGFVVGFWGVCCSLLLNLRYITMRLISNARMMLR
- the LOC122308790 gene encoding receptor-like protein EIX2 isoform X2 yields the protein MRSCYLQFLLLLLELLSCNATKLGFSFDLRINSEVKCIEEERQALLQFKQHLVDPSPLSSWNSGEDCCKWEGIKCSNKTGHVVTLDLQGKQVEGEISSSLLELQYLTHLDLSSNNFFGKSFPNFVGSLAKLQHLDLSFTHIVGTIPQQLGNLSGLIYLDLSYNFDLMEAHDLDWLIHLQSLTHLDMTSVNLSQVLNWPNKVMMLPSLIYLSLSDCGLSTMTHQLRSSANSSSQLLLLNLSFNHLNCSIFHWLFNSSTSLVHLSLSYNLLQCSIPEAFGSINSLQTLDLGGNQLVGRSIPKSFGNLCALELFCLEDNNLSGNLYEFMSNVSGCLVDSLQFFEISSNRFTGPLPESIDLSNNKLSGELPDCWMHVYGLINLNLANNNFYGKISHSMGSLVSLEFLHLSNNSFVGNLPSSLQNCSYLTTIDMGENNLSGMVPSWIGDSLPRLTILSLRSNGFYGSLPLNLCHLSNIQLLDLSLNKIGGTIPQCIKNLTSMSQKWRASHNGIYSVQRAYADHAPFVWKGRMAMFENSLGLVKIIDLSSNKLHGEVPEELTSLTELISLNLSRNNFTGSITLKIGLLQNLQSLDLSRNQLRGEIPTSISDISFLSYLDLSNNNLSGKIPTGTQLQSLNASAFMGNPELCGSPLPNKCPEDLYPICNDTRTCKNVDNQENVDDGLITQGFYVAMALGFVVGFWGVCCSLLLNLRYITMRLISNARMMLR